A genomic segment from Curtobacterium sp. MCSS17_007 encodes:
- a CDS encoding glycosyltransferase family 2 protein, producing the protein MPKVSVVVPVLDDAEHLARCLDALAAQTHPVAEVVVVDNGSRDGSADVARASGAVVLHEPVRGIARASARGYDHASGDVIARLDADTVPPPGWVAEAVRLLGTPGVVAVTGPGRPSEGGRVLRRVWDGLYMGPYFVLVWSALGRPPLFGSATAMWRDTWTAVRDRVHRDDPEVHDDVDLSMQLDPAWRVLVDRALTVEVSARPLSGAASVAQRTRRAFHTFRVNGRRANPVRRWARRARVALGARTGATSAPAATTRTPPPWARRR; encoded by the coding sequence GTGCCGAAGGTCTCCGTCGTCGTCCCCGTGCTCGACGACGCCGAGCACCTGGCGAGGTGCCTCGACGCACTGGCGGCGCAGACGCACCCGGTCGCCGAGGTGGTCGTCGTCGACAACGGCAGCAGGGACGGCAGCGCCGACGTCGCCCGGGCCTCGGGCGCGGTCGTGCTGCACGAACCGGTGCGCGGCATCGCCCGGGCCTCGGCGCGCGGGTACGACCACGCCTCAGGGGACGTCATCGCACGGCTCGACGCCGACACCGTCCCACCGCCCGGTTGGGTCGCCGAGGCGGTGCGCCTGCTCGGGACGCCGGGCGTCGTGGCGGTCACCGGCCCGGGCCGTCCGAGCGAGGGCGGCCGGGTCCTGCGCCGCGTGTGGGACGGGCTCTACATGGGGCCGTACTTCGTGCTCGTGTGGTCGGCGCTCGGCCGCCCGCCGCTGTTCGGGTCGGCGACGGCGATGTGGCGGGACACCTGGACGGCGGTCCGCGACCGGGTGCACCGCGACGACCCCGAGGTGCACGACGACGTCGACCTGTCGATGCAGCTCGATCCCGCCTGGCGCGTCCTGGTCGACCGCGCACTCACCGTCGAGGTGTCCGCGCGTCCGTTGTCCGGTGCGGCGTCCGTCGCCCAGCGGACCCGGCGCGCCTTCCACACCTTCCGGGTCAACGGTCGACGGGCGAACCCGGTGCGGCGGTGGGCACGGCGTGCGCGCGTGGCGCTCGGGGCGCGGACAGGCGCCACGTCCGCGCCGGCCGCGACGACCCGGACGCCGCCGCCCTGGGCGCGCCGCCGCTGA
- a CDS encoding polysaccharide deacetylase family protein — translation MPHGTVTGLPAGTPGIAWTVDDGASPEVVEVYARFAAETGTRLTFFVNGNRPSWTEHADLLRPLVESGQVQLGNHTWDHPALTKLGDQAIQDELTRNHEFIERTFGVDARPYFRPPFGYHDARVDRAAAAVGYTTPMLWYGTLADSGDISSDQIVGFAEQWFQPAHVVIGHANFPGTIGALPRLHALLEQRGLATYTLDDVFSR, via the coding sequence GTGCCACACGGCACCGTGACGGGACTGCCTGCGGGCACGCCGGGGATCGCGTGGACCGTGGACGACGGGGCGTCACCGGAGGTCGTCGAGGTCTACGCCCGCTTCGCCGCCGAGACCGGCACGCGCCTGACGTTCTTCGTGAACGGGAACCGACCGTCCTGGACCGAGCACGCCGACCTGCTCCGGCCCCTCGTCGAGTCCGGGCAGGTGCAGCTCGGCAACCACACGTGGGACCACCCCGCGCTCACGAAGCTCGGTGACCAGGCGATCCAGGACGAGCTCACCCGGAACCACGAGTTCATCGAACGGACGTTCGGCGTCGACGCCCGCCCGTACTTCCGGCCACCGTTCGGGTACCACGACGCCCGGGTCGACCGTGCCGCGGCCGCCGTCGGCTACACCACGCCGATGCTCTGGTACGGGACGCTCGCGGACTCGGGCGACATCTCCTCGGACCAGATCGTCGGCTTCGCGGAGCAGTGGTTCCAGCCGGCGCACGTCGTGATCGGCCACGCGAACTTCCCCGGCACGATCGGGGCGCTCCCCCGCCTGCACGCCCTGCTGGAACAGCGCGGCCTGGCGACGTACACCCTCGACGACGTGTTCTCGCGCTGA
- a CDS encoding DNA alkylation repair protein, with the protein MQRHDAESVLAAFARTPGDVAGARRVARQSADLDEGERSALLWSEDAGARLVAVVLLVQAMRAHPDPELTDEYLAAAKAERFEDAVLVDVAAEELVGAPLVGAATGPLFALAKSDVAMVRRIALVATLAFAKQGDAEVPLAIAGRLVRERSETVQSALGWVLRETGKRASESALVAFLERNGRFLSPAARATATEHLPPAERDRLRA; encoded by the coding sequence ATGCAGCGCCACGACGCCGAGTCGGTCCTCGCCGCGTTCGCCAGGACCCCGGGCGACGTCGCGGGTGCCCGGCGCGTCGCCCGGCAGTCCGCCGACCTCGACGAGGGAGAGCGCTCGGCGCTGCTGTGGAGCGAGGACGCGGGCGCGCGGCTGGTCGCCGTGGTGCTCCTCGTGCAGGCGATGCGCGCACACCCCGACCCGGAGCTGACCGACGAGTACCTCGCGGCGGCGAAGGCCGAGCGGTTCGAGGACGCGGTCCTGGTGGACGTCGCGGCCGAGGAACTCGTCGGCGCCCCGCTCGTCGGTGCCGCCACCGGGCCGCTGTTCGCGCTCGCCAAGTCCGACGTGGCGATGGTCCGGCGGATCGCGCTCGTCGCGACCCTGGCGTTCGCGAAGCAGGGCGACGCCGAGGTGCCGCTCGCGATCGCCGGGCGCCTGGTGCGGGAGCGGAGCGAGACCGTGCAGTCGGCCCTCGGCTGGGTGCTGCGCGAGACGGGGAAACGAGCGTCGGAGTCGGCGCTCGTCGCGTTCCTCGAGCGGAACGGCCGCTTCCTGTCGCCGGCGGCGCGCGCGACCGCGACCGAGCACCTGCCGCCGGCCGAGCGGGACCGCCTGCGCGCGTAG
- a CDS encoding pentapeptide repeat-containing protein, with protein sequence MARSSTGTAAPRISPIDPRDLDDWTPAPGDVLTGDRIEGKRIDVFDVAGERLPDLELEECVVDTLRADGADLRGLRIRGSVVEALDAPVLRASSSAWREVRIAGGRVGSAELYDATLNGVEFVGMKLGFLDLRGSTLTDVVFRDCVVDELDIADARLLRIAFDGTRIRSAEGTNTRIEHVDLRTADLDRVERLEGFRGATIGADQLFALAPLLAAQAGYRVD encoded by the coding sequence ATGGCACGCTCCTCGACCGGTACCGCCGCCCCACGCATCTCCCCGATCGACCCGCGGGACCTCGACGACTGGACGCCAGCGCCCGGCGACGTCCTGACCGGCGATCGGATCGAGGGCAAGCGCATCGACGTGTTCGACGTCGCCGGCGAACGGCTGCCCGATCTCGAGCTCGAGGAGTGTGTCGTCGACACGCTGCGGGCGGACGGTGCCGACCTGCGCGGGCTGCGCATCCGCGGCTCGGTCGTCGAGGCGCTCGACGCCCCGGTGCTCCGCGCGTCGAGCAGCGCCTGGCGCGAGGTCAGGATCGCGGGCGGCCGGGTCGGCTCCGCCGAGCTGTACGACGCGACGCTGAACGGCGTCGAGTTCGTCGGCATGAAGCTCGGGTTCCTCGACCTGCGCGGGTCGACGCTCACCGACGTGGTGTTCCGCGACTGCGTGGTCGACGAGCTCGACATCGCCGACGCCCGGCTGCTCCGGATCGCGTTCGACGGCACCCGGATCCGTTCCGCCGAGGGCACGAACACCCGCATCGAGCACGTGGACCTGCGCACCGCCGACCTGGACCGGGTGGAGCGGCTCGAGGGGTTCCGCGGGGCGACGATCGGCGCCGACCAGCTCTTCGCCCTCGCGCCGCTCCTGGCAGCACAGGCGGGCTACCGCGTGGACTGA
- a CDS encoding TetR/AcrR family transcriptional regulator: MSTDGTRDRERTRAAVLEAAERLLGERGTRVSVAEVAEAAGVSKSGLLHHFPSKDALLVAVAEHGLQTFVDEVMRHVDLAENRPGKVLRAYVRTLCGGSERAMAVFSPNTLWSGLMSVPGMEPVVAADAEHWRTLFARDGLPEGRSLVVRHAAEGLAAASSVPPYLDARELAVARDALLALAEPA, translated from the coding sequence GTGAGCACTGACGGCACCCGCGACCGCGAGCGCACCCGGGCGGCCGTGCTCGAGGCGGCGGAGCGGCTGCTCGGCGAGCGCGGCACCCGGGTGAGCGTCGCCGAGGTGGCCGAGGCCGCAGGTGTCTCGAAGAGCGGCCTGCTGCACCACTTCCCGTCGAAGGACGCCCTGCTCGTGGCGGTCGCCGAGCACGGCCTGCAGACCTTCGTCGACGAGGTGATGCGGCACGTCGACCTCGCCGAGAACCGCCCCGGCAAGGTGCTCCGCGCCTACGTGCGGACGCTCTGCGGTGGGAGCGAACGGGCGATGGCGGTGTTCTCGCCGAACACGCTGTGGTCGGGCCTGATGTCGGTGCCGGGGATGGAGCCGGTGGTGGCGGCGGACGCCGAGCACTGGCGGACCCTGTTCGCCCGGGACGGACTGCCCGAGGGCCGCTCGCTCGTCGTGCGGCACGCCGCCGAGGGGCTCGCCGCCGCATCGTCCGTCCCGCCCTACCTCGATGCCCGCGAGCTCGCGGTCGCGCGGGACGCACTCCTCGCCCTGGCTGAGCCCGCCTGA
- a CDS encoding NAD-dependent epimerase/dehydratase family protein, with translation MRVVVVGATGNVGTAVLRRLAAARLTGDGRAGDEDGLQVVGVARRVPDARVAPYDVAVWHAVDIGGPSAVDELAAVFQGADAVVHLAWALQPTHDIPAQHRTNVTGTANVLAAVARAGVGQVVVSSSVGAYRGVDVDGKRTPVDESFPATGIPTATYSVHKAENERAMDAFERDHPEVVVTRLRPGLVFQRGVAAELRGLFLGHLVPMSIVRWIRWAVLPLPLPFVFQAVHADDLADAFWRAIDRRAAGAFNIAATPVLSPPRIARAFGMLGAVRVPLRLIRGIVTTTWRLRLQPTDAGWVDIAAGVPIMRTDRARSELGWVPQHTAEEALRELVGGFADGANIEASGPLRG, from the coding sequence ATGCGCGTCGTCGTGGTCGGGGCCACCGGCAACGTCGGCACCGCGGTGCTGCGGCGGCTCGCGGCCGCCCGGCTGACCGGTGACGGCCGCGCGGGCGACGAGGACGGCCTGCAGGTCGTCGGCGTCGCCCGCCGGGTGCCGGACGCGCGTGTCGCGCCGTACGACGTCGCCGTGTGGCACGCGGTCGACATCGGCGGACCGAGCGCCGTCGATGAACTGGCCGCGGTCTTCCAGGGCGCCGACGCCGTGGTGCACCTGGCGTGGGCACTCCAACCGACGCACGACATCCCCGCGCAGCACCGGACGAACGTGACGGGCACTGCGAACGTGCTCGCCGCGGTCGCCCGCGCCGGTGTCGGGCAGGTCGTGGTGTCGTCGTCGGTCGGGGCGTACCGGGGCGTCGACGTGGACGGGAAGCGGACCCCGGTCGACGAGTCCTTCCCCGCGACCGGCATCCCGACCGCCACGTACTCGGTCCACAAGGCCGAGAACGAGCGGGCGATGGACGCCTTCGAGCGGGACCACCCCGAGGTCGTCGTGACCCGGCTCCGGCCCGGACTGGTGTTCCAGCGCGGGGTCGCGGCCGAGCTCCGGGGGTTGTTCCTCGGGCACCTGGTGCCGATGTCGATCGTGCGGTGGATCCGGTGGGCGGTCCTGCCGTTGCCGTTGCCGTTCGTGTTCCAGGCGGTGCACGCCGACGACCTCGCCGACGCGTTCTGGCGGGCGATCGACCGACGGGCGGCGGGGGCGTTCAACATCGCGGCGACGCCGGTGCTCTCCCCGCCGCGGATCGCGCGGGCGTTCGGCATGCTCGGGGCGGTGCGGGTGCCGCTCCGGCTGATCCGCGGGATCGTCACGACCACGTGGCGGCTCCGACTCCAGCCGACCGACGCCGGGTGGGTCGACATCGCGGCCGGCGTGCCGATCATGCGGACGGACCGGGCGCGGAGCGAGCTCGGGTGGGTGCCGCAGCACACGGCGGAGGAGGCGCTGCGCGAGCTCGTCGGCGGGTTCGCGGACGGGGCGAACATCGAGGCGTCGGGGCCTCTGCGCGGCTGA
- a CDS encoding DUF6314 family protein, with protein MLPTDPSLPSPLLPTDLLGDWTLHRRVDDRLAGASGTVTGTTTLTLTAPDEVRWDEAGTMSLGDRETPVSRTLLVRRAPGDRWTVRFADGRVFHDWVWGTTVEHACAPDDYTGVLDGDAERWTVRWQARGPAKDYRLDSVLERRSTAAD; from the coding sequence GTGCTGCCGACGGACCCATCGCTGCCGAGCCCGCTGCTGCCGACCGACCTGCTCGGGGACTGGACGCTCCACCGCCGCGTCGACGACCGGCTCGCCGGAGCGTCCGGCACCGTCACCGGGACGACGACCCTGACGCTGACGGCCCCGGACGAGGTCCGCTGGGACGAGGCCGGCACGATGTCGCTCGGCGACCGCGAGACCCCGGTCTCGCGGACGCTGCTCGTCCGCCGCGCCCCGGGCGACCGCTGGACGGTGCGCTTCGCCGACGGCCGGGTCTTCCACGACTGGGTGTGGGGCACCACGGTCGAGCACGCCTGCGCGCCCGACGACTACACGGGCGTGCTCGACGGGGACGCCGAGCGCTGGACCGTCCGATGGCAGGCACGTGGACCGGCGAAGGACTACCGGCTCGACAGCGTGCTGGAGCGTCGGTCCACCGCGGCAGACTGA
- a CDS encoding MFS transporter: MTQTAATPTHRATAREWASLGVLTLAVVLLAIDGTVLALAVPALTADLDPTATQVLWIGDVYSFALAGLLVTMGNVADRIGRKRLLLIGSVAFGIASAGAAFAQGPEVLIAARALLGIAGATLMPSTLSLVRTIFRDPRQRTRAIAVWSAGATGGAAAGPLVGGALLEHFWWGSVFLINIPVIVVIVVAGAVLLPESKGGARTPIDLLSAALSVVAIVPVVYAVKHLVGHGADWTVPVAAVVGVGAGWWFVRRQRRLTTPLIDLQLFRIPAFTGAVVANSLSVFALTGLLFFFSQYLQLVRGFSPLLAGAAELPATVASIAVIAVIGVLSRRVGPGRSIGLGLGVAAVGMAGLAVAEGLPTYVGIALALAVVGLGVGVSMTLATDAVVAAAPRERAGAASAISETGYELGVAMGIAVLGSLQTAFYRARLDADAPDRVRESLASAAQVLDPSSPAFAHAQEAFTGGMQLASVCAAVLLAVAAVVALRVIPNRQDGPREH, encoded by the coding sequence ATGACGCAGACCGCCGCCACCCCGACCCACCGCGCGACCGCCCGTGAGTGGGCGTCCCTCGGCGTCCTGACCCTGGCCGTCGTGCTGCTCGCGATCGACGGCACCGTGCTCGCCCTCGCCGTGCCCGCGCTCACCGCCGACCTGGACCCGACCGCGACGCAGGTGCTCTGGATCGGGGACGTCTACTCGTTCGCGCTCGCGGGGCTGCTCGTCACCATGGGCAACGTCGCCGACCGGATCGGCCGGAAGCGCCTGCTGCTCATCGGCTCGGTCGCGTTCGGGATCGCCTCGGCCGGCGCCGCCTTCGCCCAGGGACCCGAGGTCCTCATCGCCGCTCGAGCGCTGCTCGGCATCGCCGGTGCGACGCTCATGCCCTCGACGCTCTCGCTCGTGCGGACGATCTTCCGCGACCCCCGGCAGCGCACGCGGGCGATCGCCGTGTGGTCCGCCGGCGCGACGGGCGGCGCGGCCGCAGGACCGCTCGTGGGTGGGGCACTGCTCGAGCACTTCTGGTGGGGCTCGGTCTTCCTCATCAACATCCCCGTCATCGTCGTGATCGTCGTCGCCGGTGCGGTCCTGCTGCCGGAGTCGAAGGGCGGCGCCCGGACGCCGATCGACCTGCTGTCGGCGGCGCTCTCCGTCGTCGCGATCGTGCCGGTCGTGTACGCCGTGAAGCACCTGGTCGGACACGGCGCCGACTGGACGGTACCGGTGGCGGCGGTCGTCGGCGTCGGCGCAGGCTGGTGGTTCGTCCGGCGGCAGCGACGGCTCACCACGCCCCTGATCGACCTGCAGCTGTTCCGGATCCCCGCGTTCACCGGGGCCGTCGTGGCGAACTCGCTGTCGGTGTTCGCCCTGACCGGCCTGCTGTTCTTCTTCTCGCAGTACCTGCAGCTCGTCCGCGGGTTCTCCCCGCTGCTCGCCGGGGCAGCGGAACTGCCGGCGACGGTGGCGTCGATCGCGGTCATCGCCGTCATCGGAGTGCTGTCGCGACGAGTCGGGCCCGGACGGTCGATCGGCCTCGGGCTCGGCGTGGCCGCCGTCGGCATGGCGGGGCTCGCCGTCGCCGAGGGGCTGCCCACGTACGTCGGCATCGCGCTCGCGCTGGCCGTGGTCGGCCTCGGCGTCGGGGTGTCGATGACCCTGGCGACCGACGCGGTCGTCGCCGCGGCGCCGCGGGAGCGCGCCGGTGCCGCCAGCGCGATCTCCGAGACCGGGTACGAGCTCGGCGTCGCCATGGGCATCGCGGTGCTCGGGTCGCTCCAGACCGCGTTCTACCGGGCCCGCCTGGACGCCGACGCCCCGGACCGTGTGCGGGAGTCGCTCGCCAGCGCCGCGCAGGTGCTCGACCCGTCGTCGCCGGCGTTCGCCCACGCGCAGGAGGCCTTCACCGGCGGCATGCAGCTCGCATCGGTCTGCGCGGCCGTCCTGCTCGCGGTCGCGGCGGTGGTGGCGCTGCGGGTGATCCCGAACCGGCAGGATGGTCCCCGTGAGCACTGA
- a CDS encoding NAD(P)/FAD-dependent oxidoreductase, giving the protein MRDHYDVIVIGGSAAGLSAALILGRSRRSVLVVDAGEPRNAPAEGAHNYLGREGVAPAELTRIGRDEVAAYGVEVTAGRVVATSVTEGTGADPVGFSVTLDSGAVVTSRRLVVASGTVDVLPDVPGLAEQWGRGVVHCPFCHGWEVRDGRIGVLVTTPNGAHHAQMFRALSDRVTAFVTDPALVDDTVIAGFRSRGIEAVDGPVTRVLSSDGVLTGVELGSGQVVPLDALAAASTVEPRVGFLEGLGLRAEDVVVNGFRFGGGLTVDAVGQTGVRGVYAAGNVTSPMATVIASAAAGAQAGAAVHGDLVQADIAAALAAAAEPAGQSTR; this is encoded by the coding sequence ATGCGTGATCACTACGACGTCATCGTCATCGGCGGCTCGGCCGCCGGCCTGTCCGCCGCGCTCATCCTCGGGCGGTCGCGGCGCTCCGTCCTCGTCGTCGACGCGGGCGAGCCCCGGAACGCGCCCGCCGAGGGCGCCCACAACTACCTCGGGCGCGAGGGCGTCGCCCCCGCGGAGCTCACCCGCATCGGCCGCGACGAGGTCGCCGCGTACGGCGTCGAGGTCACGGCCGGGAGGGTCGTGGCCACGTCCGTCACCGAGGGCACCGGTGCCGACCCGGTCGGCTTCTCGGTCACCCTCGACTCCGGTGCGGTCGTCACGTCGCGACGGTTGGTCGTCGCCTCCGGCACCGTCGACGTGCTGCCGGACGTGCCGGGACTCGCCGAGCAGTGGGGGCGCGGTGTCGTGCACTGCCCGTTCTGCCACGGGTGGGAGGTCCGTGACGGCCGCATCGGTGTCCTCGTCACGACGCCGAACGGGGCGCACCACGCACAGATGTTCCGTGCGCTGAGCGATCGGGTGACCGCCTTCGTCACCGACCCAGCGTTGGTCGACGACACCGTGATCGCCGGTTTCCGGTCCCGTGGCATCGAGGCCGTCGATGGTCCCGTGACCCGGGTGCTCTCGTCGGACGGCGTCCTGACCGGCGTCGAGCTCGGCTCGGGGCAGGTCGTCCCGCTCGACGCGCTGGCGGCCGCGAGCACGGTGGAGCCGCGCGTCGGGTTCCTCGAGGGGCTCGGGCTGCGGGCGGAGGACGTCGTCGTGAACGGGTTCCGGTTCGGCGGTGGGCTCACCGTCGACGCGGTCGGGCAGACGGGCGTCCGCGGGGTGTACGCCGCCGGCAACGTGACGTCGCCGATGGCCACCGTCATCGCGTCGGCGGCGGCGGGGGCGCAGGCCGGCGCCGCGGTGCACGGGGACCTCGTGCAGGCCGACATCGCGGCGGCGCTGGCCGCCGCGGCCGAGCCCGCCGGTCAGTCCACGCGGTAG
- a CDS encoding zinc-dependent alcohol dehydrogenase produces MRALTWQGTEKVSVETVPDPTIQEPTDAIVRITSTAICGSDLHLYRVLGPYIDKGDVLGHEPMGIVEEVGSAVTNLKVGDRVVVPFNISCGHCWMCQHGFQSQCETTQVKEYGTGASLFGYTKMYGQVPGGQAEYLRVPHADYGPIKVPDTGADDQWLFMSDIIPTAWQAVQYAEVPEGGTLAVLGLGPVGQFAARIGKHLGYRVLAVDPEQVRRDLGAKHGIEVFDLDDDMVAKLVDLTDGRGPDGVVDAVGMEAHGNPVAGFAQRAAGLLPDKLAQKAIETAGVDRLAAVHAAIDLVRRGGTVSLSGVYGGMADPMPMMTLFDKQITIREGQCNVRRWVDDLMPLVSDPSDPLGTLDLTTHRVSLEDAPHMYSVFQKKEDGCIKVVLDPSMAAA; encoded by the coding sequence GTGCGCGCACTCACCTGGCAGGGCACCGAGAAGGTGTCCGTCGAGACCGTCCCAGACCCGACCATCCAGGAGCCGACGGACGCGATCGTGCGGATCACCTCCACGGCGATCTGCGGCTCCGACCTGCACCTGTACCGGGTGCTCGGTCCGTACATCGACAAGGGCGACGTCCTCGGCCACGAGCCCATGGGCATCGTCGAGGAGGTCGGCTCCGCCGTCACGAACCTCAAGGTCGGCGACCGCGTGGTCGTGCCGTTCAACATCTCCTGCGGGCACTGCTGGATGTGCCAGCACGGCTTCCAGTCGCAGTGCGAGACGACCCAGGTGAAGGAGTACGGCACCGGCGCCTCGCTCTTCGGGTACACGAAGATGTACGGCCAGGTCCCCGGCGGACAGGCCGAGTACCTGCGCGTGCCGCACGCCGACTACGGGCCGATCAAGGTGCCGGACACCGGCGCCGACGACCAGTGGCTGTTCATGAGCGACATCATCCCGACCGCGTGGCAGGCCGTGCAGTACGCCGAGGTGCCCGAGGGCGGCACGCTCGCGGTGCTCGGTCTCGGCCCGGTCGGACAGTTCGCGGCCCGGATCGGCAAGCACCTCGGCTACCGGGTGCTCGCCGTCGACCCCGAGCAGGTCCGCCGCGACCTCGGCGCGAAGCACGGCATCGAGGTGTTCGACCTCGACGACGACATGGTCGCGAAGCTCGTCGACCTGACCGACGGGCGCGGTCCGGACGGCGTCGTGGACGCGGTCGGCATGGAGGCGCACGGCAACCCGGTCGCCGGGTTCGCCCAGCGTGCGGCCGGCCTGCTGCCCGACAAGCTCGCGCAGAAGGCCATCGAGACCGCGGGCGTCGACCGGCTCGCGGCGGTGCACGCGGCGATCGACCTCGTCCGCCGCGGCGGCACGGTCTCGCTGTCCGGCGTCTACGGCGGCATGGCCGACCCGATGCCGATGATGACCCTGTTCGACAAGCAGATCACGATCCGCGAGGGACAGTGCAACGTCCGTCGCTGGGTCGACGACCTCATGCCGCTCGTGTCCGACCCCTCGGACCCGCTCGGCACGCTCGACCTGACCACGCACCGCGTGTCGCTCGAGGACGCCCCGCACATGTACTCGGTCTTCCAGAAGAAGGAGGACGGCTGCATCAAGGTCGTGCTCGACCCGTCCATGGCCGCGGCCTGA
- a CDS encoding helix-turn-helix transcriptional regulator, protein MVHGREERITPPTTAQVVDAVGPRLRSLRERRQVTLAALAAETGISVSTLSRLESGQRRPTLELLLPLARAYQVPLDDLVGAPQTGDPRVHLKPERHGGRVVIPLTKRTGGVRSFKQLIPPMPANSDRSLKTHEGYEWLYVLSGRLRLLLGDRDFDLGPGEVVEFDTHTPHWVGNTTDEVTEVLCLYGPQGERAHVRSRPTG, encoded by the coding sequence ATGGTGCACGGCCGGGAGGAACGGATCACCCCACCGACGACGGCGCAGGTCGTCGACGCGGTCGGCCCACGGCTGCGGTCACTTCGGGAGCGACGGCAGGTCACGCTCGCGGCGCTCGCCGCCGAGACCGGCATCTCGGTGTCGACCCTCTCGCGCCTCGAGTCCGGGCAGCGTCGACCGACACTCGAGCTGCTGCTGCCCCTCGCCCGGGCGTACCAGGTGCCGCTCGACGACCTCGTCGGCGCACCCCAGACGGGCGACCCGCGCGTCCACCTCAAGCCCGAGCGGCACGGCGGCCGGGTGGTGATCCCGCTGACGAAGCGCACCGGGGGTGTGCGCTCGTTCAAGCAGCTCATCCCGCCGATGCCGGCGAACAGCGACCGCAGTCTCAAGACGCACGAGGGCTACGAGTGGCTCTACGTGCTGTCCGGGCGACTGCGCCTGCTGCTCGGCGACCGGGACTTCGACCTCGGGCCGGGCGAGGTCGTCGAGTTCGACACGCACACCCCGCACTGGGTCGGCAACACGACGGACGAGGTCACCGAGGTGCTCTGCCTGTACGGGCCGCAGGGCGAGCGGGCGCACGTGCGGTCACGACCGACCGGCTGA